One Bacteroidota bacterium DNA window includes the following coding sequences:
- a CDS encoding glycosyltransferase family 39 protein yields the protein MKNFILKYFSDIRFWIVFFFLIRLYGITDPPLEIGHNWRQVTGIMVSKNFLEVDNNILYPRVDETGEKSGIIGMEMPIMNYMIYMISYVFGFNDWYGRLLNLIVSSIGTFYFFRLVKVFSSPQIAFNATITLLVSIWFAYSRKTMPDTFSMAIVITSFYYGLRFFQTNSKIDFCIYGLLLLVGTLSKIPSAFLLCNLAFPLLTKGIRTTKLFLVLAVTAVVLSITCAWYFYWNPHLSETYGNWYNSGKGITEGVTQVASNLGGAMEKFYFSGLESYVCFAVFIFGIVALIRERKKIALTMLGINFLFFIGFIFKSGDTFCTHSYYIIPFVPVMAVVAGYALDKIARINKKYQVTLLLIISLEALANQNNDFRLKEDQLYKMQLESFANSISYKNELIAINGGENPQLIYFAHRNGWSVENEKLCDEKFLDEIKSKGCKAVIIDKHKFPGFMEKAPFEKILETDDFVAYRL from the coding sequence TTGAAAAATTTTATTCTAAAATATTTTTCCGACATACGATTCTGGATAGTATTTTTCTTTCTTATCCGACTTTACGGCATCACGGACCCGCCACTTGAAATCGGTCACAACTGGAGGCAGGTGACAGGCATCATGGTTTCAAAAAATTTTCTGGAAGTTGATAATAATATTCTTTATCCAAGAGTAGATGAGACGGGAGAGAAATCCGGAATAATTGGAATGGAAATGCCGATAATGAATTACATGATTTATATGATTTCTTATGTCTTTGGCTTTAACGACTGGTATGGAAGGCTGCTCAACCTGATTGTATCCTCGATAGGCACATTCTATTTTTTTCGATTAGTAAAAGTTTTTTCTTCCCCACAAATTGCATTCAATGCCACCATAACATTGCTGGTATCCATTTGGTTTGCGTATTCAAGAAAAACAATGCCCGATACTTTTTCAATGGCTATTGTTATTACTTCATTTTATTACGGACTGCGCTTTTTTCAAACTAATTCTAAAATTGATTTTTGCATCTATGGTTTATTATTGCTGGTTGGAACTTTAAGCAAGATACCTTCTGCTTTTCTTCTTTGCAATCTGGCTTTTCCTCTGCTAACTAAGGGTATTCGCACTACGAAATTATTTTTAGTTCTTGCTGTAACAGCTGTTGTTTTATCCATTACATGTGCCTGGTATTTTTATTGGAACCCTCATCTTTCAGAAACTTATGGCAACTGGTATAATTCCGGAAAGGGTATCACAGAAGGTGTCACGCAAGTAGCGTCAAATTTAGGCGGTGCTATGGAGAAGTTTTATTTCAGCGGGTTAGAAAGTTATGTATGTTTTGCTGTTTTTATTTTCGGAATTGTTGCATTGATAAGAGAAAGAAAAAAAATAGCTTTGACAATGTTGGGAATTAATTTTCTTTTTTTTATCGGTTTCATTTTTAAAAGCGGAGATACATTTTGCACACATTCCTATTATATCATTCCTTTTGTTCCTGTCATGGCGGTTGTGGCAGGATACGCACTGGATAAAATCGCCCGGATAAATAAAAAATACCAGGTGACATTACTCCTGATCATTTCATTGGAAGCTTTAGCTAATCAAAATAACGATTTCAGGTTAAAGGAAGACCAATTGTATAAAATGCAATTAGAAAGTTTTGCAAATAGTATTTCTTATAAAAATGAATTAATTGCAATTAACGGAGGCGAGAATCCGCAATTGATCTACTTCGCTCACCGAAATGGATGGTCTGTAGAAAATGAAAAGCTTTGTGATGAAAAATTTCTAGATGAAATTAAATCAAAGGGATGCAAAGCGGTTATTATTGACAAGCATAAATTTCCAGGCTTTATGGAGAAAGCTCCCTTTGAAAAAATTCTGGAAACGGATGATTTCGTTGCTTATAGACTTTAA
- the aroQ gene encoding type II 3-dehydroquinate dehydratase yields MKLLIINGPNLNLLGVREPSVYGNQSFADYLVALREKFSSVQIDYFQSNVEGEIINKLHEAGFSLDGIILNASGYTHTSVAIADAIASIKTPVIEVHISNIYAREEFRHHSLIAGKCKGSISGFGLNSYRLAVESFFRSN; encoded by the coding sequence ATGAAATTACTTATCATCAACGGTCCTAACCTGAATTTGCTTGGAGTAAGAGAGCCATCGGTTTACGGCAATCAGTCCTTTGCTGATTATCTGGTGGCACTCAGAGAAAAATTCTCTTCCGTTCAGATAGATTATTTTCAGAGCAATGTGGAAGGAGAAATCATAAACAAACTGCACGAAGCTGGATTTTCTCTTGACGGCATTATCCTGAACGCTAGCGGATACACGCACACATCGGTTGCCATTGCCGATGCAATTGCATCCATCAAAACTCCTGTGATTGAAGTTCATATCTCCAACATTTACGCGCGCGAGGAATTCCGCCATCACTCTCTCATTGCAGGGAAATGCAAGGGAAGCATTTCAGGCTTTGGTTTGAATTCATATAGACTCGCTGTGGAGAGTTTTTTCAGAAGTAATTAA